TGAGCGGCCGGTTATCGTCGGCAGCACTGGTTGCGCCGACATTCAACGAAACAGTGCTGGCCGCAGCTACGGCAGCAACACCATGCAGGAATTCGCGGCGGGGAAGCTCGCTCATGGGTGGGCCTCATCAAAGGACGGGAGATTGGCAGATCACTTCAACGCATTCGTCTTCAACGCATGCGTCGGGCCGAATCTACTCCGCCGCAGCGCGACAGGCAACCACTTTCCCCCTGTGGTACACCTCAGGCTTTGTCGTGAGCTCATTAGCAGCGGGCACAACGGGGAGCGAGTAAACACCAACAAACATTCACCCTAACCGCACGTGATTGACATTATGGTCAACCATCCATTGCAACCAGGTTTCGTGCTCGTCGGTAAGTGGAATCTCAGCCTTCGACGCCGCATCGAGGGGCGATACGACACACACGACCAGATCGTCGAGCCATTGGCGCGCTTCGACTGGATCGATCCAGTATTCACCTTCCGGCAACTTGGCGGGCGCTCCGTGATCGCCGGGCACAGTCATGAAGTAGACGATCTCCATGCGAAATCGCGTGGGCATCTCGAGCGGGGGAACTTCAGGACGGCCAACAGCGACAATTTGCATGGAACACGTATGCAGCCAAATGACAGAGGGCGAAAGAGACCGGGCCTAATCGAGATAGATCATCTCACTGCTGTTGAGCAACGCCAAGGCGGCTTGCACAATGGCGGCTCCGGTGGGCGCATTGTTCTGATCCTGCCAGCCGCTCGGCAGGGCCAGAGACGAATCAGCTCGCCCAGCGCGAGCGAGCATCGTTGCCTGCTCACTGATGAACTGCTGCAACGCAGTGATTTCGACCGCCGTTGCGTCGCGCGAGAGAATCTTCAGCACTAGGTCGCGCGGCGCATGGTGTGGATCAATCTTGCCGGCAATTTGCTGCGCGGTTTGCAGTACCTGGTCGGAATTGAGCATCAGCAGCGCTTGGGGCGCGGTTGTCGAGCGAATTCGCGAAGGACAACTGGCGTTCGCATCCGGGCGGTCGAAGGCCTCGAACAAGGGATAACGCAAGTTGCGACGAGCAAACAAATAGACACTGCGGCGATAATGATCGGCTTCGCGTTTGCTCGTTTGCCACTGATTCTTTAGCAGTGTGCTGGTTAGTTCCGGGGGCAACGGTGGCATCACTCCGGGGCCACCAGCCCGCGCGTCGAGCATCCCGGCCGCTGCGAGCATGGCATCTCGAATCATCTCGCCGTCCAAGCGACGGCGTGGATAACGACTGAACAGTTGATTCCCGGAGTCTTTTGCTAATCGCGTCTGCCACTCGGCTTGATGGATCGGCTTGCCTGACGAATGACTGGCCTGCCGATAGACGGCCGATTCCACAATCGTGCGGCGCAGGGTCTTCATGCTCCAATCGCGACCGGTGAACTCGGTAGCGAGGTAATCGAGCAGCTCTGGATGAGTGGGCGATTCACCCAGCAGACCAAAATCGCTGGGTGACGCTGAAAGCCCGCGGCCAAAGTGTTGCTGCCAAAGGCGATTGGCCATGACGCGCGCGGTGAGGGGATGGTCGGGCTGCGTAAACCAACGAGCGGCAGCTGCGCGGCGATAGGTCGATTTGGCTTCTGCCGAGGAACTACTCGCCACTGCCGAAATCAGTGCGACAAACTTTTGTTCGCCCAGGTTGGCAATCCGCGGCACATCGGGCTGAAGTTCCGCGCCAGGGCGGCGATGATCGCCGCGAATCCACAATCGCGATTTCTCGGGCTTCGTTACTTCCTTCAGCCACTCGACCGATTGATCCTTTTTCAACTGCACAGCTGGCTCGAAACAGGCCCGCAAACGGAAAAAATCAGCCTGACTGAGCGCATCGTATTTATGGTCGTGGCATTGGGCACACCCTAATTGCAACCCGATGATGACCGACGAAACCATCCCCGTCATTTCGTTCAGTAGATTATGCCGCCGTTCCTGCTGATCGTTCACGTCCGGCATATCGGGCCCAGCCAGGCAAAAGCCTGTGGCAATGCGAGCCTGCTCGTCACCGGGCAGGATCTCATCGCCGGCAAGTTGCAACTGCAAGAAACGGTCGTAAGGCAAATCGTCATTGAGGGCGCGAATTACCCAGTCGCGATACTTCCAGGCCAGCGGCCGGACCTTATCGTGCTCAAAGCCATCCGTCTCTGCGAAGCGGGCCAGATCGAGCCAAGCTTGCCCTGCGTGTTCGCCATGCGCGGGGGACGCGAGCAGTCGATCGACGACGCGCTCGTAAGCATCGGGCGCTGAGTCATCTAAAAACGCACTTCGTTCTCCCAACGTCGGCGGCAATCCAGTCAGGTCAAATGTCACGCGTCGCAGCAATGTTGAGTGGTCGGCGGCTGAGGCCAGCGCAAGTTGTTTCTTCGCCAACTTTTCGAGCACGAACCAGTCGACAGCTGAATTGCTTTGCTGGTTAGCATCCGCAACCGTGGGAACCGCGGGCTTCACTAGCGGCTGAAAAGCCCAGTGATCTCGATCGGCCGCTGTAATCGGCAATTCTACAATCGGCCGCTCATCAGCAACGACCTCGCGTTTGCTATCCTCAAGTTCCTCTTCTGCATTCGATTGCGGCATCAAGAGCAGAGTGAAACAGATTGAATAACTAAGCCAGCGCATCATGCGAGCACCTCGTGCACGACATGCGCCTCAGCTGGTCCAGTAAGCCGTTCTTCCAAGCCATTGTGAAAGTAGGTGAGTTCGTCGAATTTCAGCCCAAGCAAGTGCAAGATCGTCGCATGCAGGTTTTTAATTGGCACAGGCTTGTCTTCAGCCCGCAGACCGACGGCATCGGTGCTGCCGTAACGCATGCCACCTTTCACGCCGCCACCAGCCAGCCAGACCGTATATCCCCAGGGATTATGATCGCGACCGGTTCCTTGTTCGCTCATGGGCATGCGACCGAACTCGCCGCCCCAAATTACGAGTGTATCGTTCCACAGTCCGCGACGTTTCAGATCGTGCAAAAGCGCGGCGACCGGCTGATCTGTGGCGCGACAATGCTGCGTGTGATTGGTGAGGACGTTGCTGTGAGCATCCCAGCCGTTGGTATCGCCCGAGTAAACCTGCACGAAGCGCACGCCGCGTTCGATCATTCGCCGCGCGAGCAAACAGCGCTGCCCGAATGAACGGGTGTGAGTTTCGTCAAGACCATACAATCGCTGCGTTTCTGCGGTCTCATCCTGCAGGTTGACGAGTTCCGGCGCTGTGCTCTGCATGCGGAACGCCAGTTCGTAGGCGCGAATGCGAGCGGCCAGTTCATCGTCACCATCGCGAGCATCAAGGTGCGCACGATTGAACTGCTGTACCAGATCGAGCGTTGCTCGCTGCTGGGTACCCGATAGTTCTTTGGGAGGTCGCAAGTTGAGCAGCGGGGAATCACCGGGCCGCATGGTGATGCCTTGATACGTGGCTGGCAAAAAGCCGCTACCCCACGCAGGTGGTCCACCTTTCACGCCGCCGCCTGGATCGGGCAACACCACATAAGCAGGTAGATCGCGATTCTCACTACCCAGGCCATAGGCGACCCAACTCCCCACGCTGGGCCGACCCATCAGGATGCTGCCGGTGTTCATCTGATAAACCGACTGCGGATGATTCACACTGTCGCCGCACACGCTATGGAGCATGCACAGTTCATCCGCATGCTTCGCGGTCTCCGGGAGCAGGTCGCTGATCGCATGGCCGCATTCACCATGCTGCCGAAGCGGCTTGATCGGCGCGAGCAGCGGATTCTGCGCGACCTTGCGCCGCGTCATCACTTCGCCAAACGAATCAGGGAGCGGCTTGCCACTCAACTTGACTAAGTCAGGCTTCGCTTCGAACAGGTCCACGTGACTCGGCCCGCCATGCATGAAGAGCCAGATCACCCGTTTCACCCGCGGCGCGAAATGGGGTGGGCGAGTCGCAGTTTCTTTGCCGGTCGACTCATTGGCACGCAGGCCGTTCGACTCCTCGGCCAGTAGTGAAGCCAAGGCCATCAGGCCAAAGCCTCCACCCGCGCGCGTTAAAAAATCGCGGCGATTTCGCGACGAGAGAGGAAGGTGCTGCTGCATGGCGCATTATCACCGGCGGAGAGAGCGGTCAATTACCGACACCGCTCGATTATAGCCGGATGAACCTCACTCACCGCAAATAGAATTTAGCGGCTAGAAGTTGTGGAACGTGGCAGAGTGCGATCTGGGAACTTAGAACAAGTGAGTCATCGGCGAACTCAAGAACCACATCGTCAAATTCTTGGATCGACGATCGTGACCGGCAAATTCCTGAAATCAGCGGCATTGAAAGTCATAAGACGGGTGATGCCGTACGATTGCATGACAGCGACAAGTCGCACGTCGTGCGCGCGAAAGCCCGTTACGTTGTGCGTTTCGACCAACGACTGCCAAAGCAAAGTTAAATCCTCTCGGTCAGGCAGAAACGTGAAACGCCTCCGAAAGAACCGAAGCCAATGGACCGTTTGGGCCGGCGACATGCCAAGGCCGTTTCGTCCGCTGGGCGGTGGCCCTGTAGAGCGGGTGGCAACGGCCCAGAATTCAAAGACAGATTGAGGAACAATAACGAGTTGCTCACCTTGGGCTAGCAATGAGTGAATCGTTGCTCGGACAAGGGCACACTGCGAATCACTCGCGCGGACGATACGTACGAGCAGATTCGTATCGAGAAGGATCATTCCCCAACCTGGCGAGTGTAAATGTTTTCGCGAGAGTCATCCACGAAATCAACCTTAACCATGTGGGAAGACATTTCGGCGAACATGTCTTCATTCGCCAAAGGGGCAGCAGTGCCAGGGGCGAAGCTGGAGTCGCCAACGAAGACAATCGCTTCACTCACTTCACCGTGCATACCGATGAGTTTCGCAGCGATTTCCTGTTTCGTTCCTCGCAGAACTACTGGATTCATGCTGGGTTGCCCCTACCTCTCCACTTGGAAGCCGAGATGGGCTTCCTACTTTATTTATCTTCGCTGTGGGAATTGCAGACGGCAAGTCCATTCGCCCGAAGCCAAGCTGCCGGCGATCCGCACTATGCCTGCTTCGGCACGACCATGGCGATCATCCGCTTTTGCTGCTGCTGCGGCGGCGACTCGAGCTTGCCAACTTCGAGCAGCTTGGTGATGACCTGGTCCATCACTTTGCGGCCTTCGTCGATGTGAGCCAGTTCGCGACCGCGGAAGATGACCGAGACCTGCACCTTGTCTTTGTGCTCGAGAAAGCCCACGGCTTGCTTGACCTTGAATTCGATATCGTGGTCGCCCGTCTTGGGGCGCAAGCGAATTTCTTTGGTCTTGGGATGGTGCGCGGTTTGATGCGACTTTTTGTTCTGCTGATACTTGAACTTGCCGTAGTCCATGATGCGGCACACCGGCGGCCGATCATTGGGAGCAACTTCTACCAGATCCAAGTCGGATTCGCGCGCTTTCGCGAGTGCGGTATCCACGGGCATGATGCCCAATTGAGCCCCATCGGCTCCGATCACACGTACGGGAGAAATTCGAATCTGCTCGTTAATACGAGTCTTCTGGTCGGCTGGAGGGATCGCAGGCACCCTTTCGAATCAAAGGAAAAAACTCAGCCGATTCGGCGGACGTCGTTGCCCACCCATCAAGCTGCTAGAACTTGCAAGCATACCATAAACATACGTCACGCCAGCTGCCAAAAGGTGAGGCCAAATCAGGCCCGCCACGATTCGCAGCAAAGCATAGCGCCGCAACGTGTTACTAGTATTTGCTATCGGAGCAACCCAAGTCAACAGTATCGGCGTGAAACTGCCACAGAAAAAGAGCTTCTGGGCAGTTGAAAAGAACAACTGGCAGGGGCCGGAGTGAGTCGCTCACCGCGATCAGAACTAGTTCGTTAATCGTCGTCGCAGTAGTCGCCACCTTCAACCGAGATTGGATTTTGGGCGATGCGGCCCATTTCGTCGAGGGTACGACGCTGGCCAACGCTGTGCCAAGGTCCGACTTCGCGCAGTTCGGGCATGATTTCAACGAGTTGTTCAATCAGGTTCTCAGCCATCCGCCGAGTGTTATTGTTGGGAGCATCTTCGAGCAGCGCTGCGGCCGTTTTCATCAGCCGCACCATCCGCGCTCGCTCCATCACGGGACGAGACAGAGGTTCCTCGGTTTCCACCAAGAGTTCACCAATCGGCACTTCGAGCGCGGCCTGCCAACGATAGAGATCGCTGAGTCGCAAATCCGATGTCGATTGTTCTTGGGCTCGAATTGTTCGCACATCGAGTCCCAAGTGCCGCGAAGCGGTTCGCAGCGTCATTCCCTGTTGCAGTCGAACCTCTTCAATTCGGTGCAATGGTTGACCGGGCGCATTGCCTTTGCGCGGCGGTCCCTGCCCGTCGTAACGAAACACACTCAATTCCGCCGTCGACATATCCTGCTCCTTTAACGCTGCCGTGGGCAACGGTCTCTGTTCCTCTGCCCGCGGCTGACACTCGCCTGGCAGATAAGTCTGCTAGCTTTGCGCAGCAACGCTCTTTAGAAATGGATGCGCAGCAGGTTTAGCGCGTTCCCTCTCCGTGAATGATTTTCCCGCCATAAGCGAAAAAGTTGCCGGATTTCTGCGCAAAAAGATTGACACCGTTTGCTGGGCATTCATCAGCCAGCGACGTTAACCACTTGCAACGATGATGGTTGCGAAAAGAGTTCGAGTGCTGGCTTTTCTCGGGGAAGTTTTTGCGGCGGGTCGCGCGACTTTACTGCCACTACACCGCAAGAGAGTGTCGCCTCGATTATAATTTTCAGGTGCTGACTACCTCCCACCTCGAACGGGTTTCACGCTCTGCCATGTTGACGCACTTGCTTCGCACCGTTTGCCTTTCACTCGTGTTGGCTCTCGGTTTATTCACCTTCGGTACTTCGACCGCCTGTGCTCAAGCCGGCGCTGCTGGCCCTCTCCTCAAACTGTTGCAAAGCGGGCGATTGCCGAAAGAACGGCAGCCCCAAGTGGTTGAAATGGTGGTGACCCGCGGTGGTCCGGATGATCTGGCATTTATCGTCGGCGAGGTGATTAAGGACGATGCGTTCTCCGCGCCACTTCGTCGACAATCGCTGACCTGGTTAGCCGATGCCGCCCGCGTGCGGAAAGTGGTTCCCAGCGGTGACTTGAGCGCGATCAAGCAACTGCTGACGGGAGACGTTACCAAGCGCGACCCGGCCATCATCAATGGTGCCATCGAACTGGCCGGACTCTGGAAAGTGGCAGCGGTTCGCCCGCAACTGCAAGAGTTAGCGCAAAGCGACAAGACTCCCGCAGCCTTGCGCCGTGCAGCCATCGGCGGCCTCGTTTCGCTGGGCGACGCCGAGAGCAAACAGACCATTCGCGATCTGGCATCTTCCGGCAAGTCCGTCCAACTCCGACTGCTCGCGGCTGCGGAACTCGCAGCAATCGACCTCGAGGCGGCAGCCGCTGCTGCGGGAACGATTATTCCCGAATTGACTTCAAAAATTGATCCCGCTCCACTGCTCGATGCGATTCTGGGACGGAAGGAAGGTGCCGAAAAACTAGCTGCACAACTGAAAGACAAAAAGATTCCTGAAGAGGCTGCGAAGATTAGCCTGCGGCATATGTACAGCGTGGGTCGCAGCGATGCCGCCCTTTCGGACGTCCTGAGCCAAGCGGCGAACATCGCCCTCGATGCTCCTCCACCAACGCAAGAAGAAGCTGCGAAAATTGCCGCAGAAGTGATGGCAAAAGGCAACGCTGAACGGGGTGAACAGATTTTTCGTCGCAAAGATCTATCGTGCATCAAGTGCCATAGCATCGCCCAAGCTGGCGGCCAGGTTGGCCCCGAACTCACGGCGCTCGGTTCGATTTCGCCTGCCGACTACGTGGTGAACTCAATTCTCAATCCGAATCTGGCCATTAAAGAGCAATATGTCACTCGCGTATTGCTGACCGCCGACGGCGGCGTAGTGACTGGCATCGTCATCGACCGCGACGATACGCGAGTCCGCGTGCGCGATGCTGCGGGCAAGATCCTCACCATTCCGGCAGCTGACATCGAAGATGAAGCCGAAGGAAAATCGCTGATGCCGCAAGGGCTGACGAAATTCCTCACGCACGACGAGTTTCTCGACCTGGCTCGCTTCGTCTCGGAACTTGGCAAACCAGGGCCCTATGCCGTGCGCAAAGTGCCAACCATTCAGCGCTGGCGGGTTCTCAGTTCGCCTGAAAAATTGGTGCTCGATGAAGTTCCCAACGTCGAACTGCTGCGCGAGCACGTGCTCGATACTCCCGATTCGGCCTGGACTACTTCCTATGGCATGGCGGGCGGCGATTTCCCGCTTGCCGAACTGAGTAGCGGCAGCGAAGGGGCTGCTCTCTATTTGCAGGGCCAGTTCGACGTGATTGACACCGGCGAGATCGAACTCGAACTCACCGCGCCAACGGGAACGGTCTGGTGGCTTGATGCCGAACCATTCGAAGGGACCACGCTCGCTAAGCGAGAGATTGCCACCGGTACGCACCGCGTGACCATTCGGGTTCCTAAGGCCGCTGGGAAACTCCGCATGGAAATTCGCAAACCGACCGATTCCACGGCGAACTACACCGTACTTGGCGGCCAGTAATTTTTCTTTTCTGGCCGCGAATTTGGGCAACCAACAGACCGGTGTTTACAGCCGGCAATTGTTGATCTGTGTCTCTAGTATGGCGTGAGCGCCAACCGCCTCGAGTTTCTCCATCACTTCAATGACTTCGCTGCGGCGAACCATCACGCGAACTGCACACCACGCAGGATCTTCGAGCGCGTTGACCGTGGGACTGTTAAAGCCGGGCGTAATCTTCTCGGCATCGGCTAACTTCGTACGAGGAATGTTGTATTCCAGCAACGAGTACGCACGGGCGATGACCACTCCTTCCAAACGTCGCACCACTCGATCGGCCAGCGCCCCTTCGCGGCGCTGGCGATTCTGAATGAGCACGGTCGAGTAGCGACCGATTTCGTCGAGCACTTTCAGGCGATTCGCGGCCAGCGTACTGCCGGTTTCTACCAGATCGACAATGGCATCGGCCACGCCGAGGGCAATCATCACTTCGACCGAACCACTTAGTTCGACCATGTGAACATCGGCGTTGTGCGCTTTGAGATACTTGCGAGTAACATTCGGGAAACTAGTGGCGACTCGCTTGCCGTTGAGTTGCGCGGCCTCATGAATATCGCCATCTTCACTCACACAGAGGGCCAGTTTGCACTTGCCCACCCCCAGATCAAGCCGTTCGATCACATCGGCACCCGATTCGGCCAGCAGATCGCTGCCGGTAAGCCCCATGTCAATCGCGCCTTCGGCCACCAACACGGGAATGTCTTCGGTACGCAGAAAAGTGATGTCGATAGGCATTTCGCCGCAGCGAGCGAACAAGCTCCGCTCTTGACGGCGAAAGCTGAGGCCCGCTTGCTTCAAAATTTCGGCGGCAAGTTCACTGAGGCGGCCTTTGCTGGGGACACCGATCCGGAGGTTCGACATGAGAATTCAATCGCTCGTTGCAGTTGTTCGTTCAATCGGGCGGCTGCGGAAGAAAACTCCAGCAGCCAGATTCTATAGTTCGACCCTCGCAATCCCGCAGGATCACTCGGGTCAATTCAGACGGTAGAGGGGAGAGAGGGACTAGCCCTTGGGTGGCCGGGCCATTTTTTCATCGAGACCGCTCATGCCAAACCGGCGAGCAATCTCGGCTTCAACTTCCGCCCAACTCACTTCTTGCAGTGCGAGCAAGACCAGCAGGTGGTAAACGACGTCAGCAGCCTCGGCGATCACATGCTTGCGGCCTGGTTCGCCCTGCTCGTACGCGGCTTCGACCACTTCGCGGGCTTCTTCCTGGATCTTGCCGCCGATCTTGACGACTCCTCCCTGCAACAGCGTGGTCGTGTACGATTTGGCAGGCGGGTTACGCT
Above is a window of Anatilimnocola aggregata DNA encoding:
- a CDS encoding DUF1501 domain-containing protein, with amino-acid sequence MQQHLPLSSRNRRDFLTRAGGGFGLMALASLLAEESNGLRANESTGKETATRPPHFAPRVKRVIWLFMHGGPSHVDLFEAKPDLVKLSGKPLPDSFGEVMTRRKVAQNPLLAPIKPLRQHGECGHAISDLLPETAKHADELCMLHSVCGDSVNHPQSVYQMNTGSILMGRPSVGSWVAYGLGSENRDLPAYVVLPDPGGGVKGGPPAWGSGFLPATYQGITMRPGDSPLLNLRPPKELSGTQQRATLDLVQQFNRAHLDARDGDDELAARIRAYELAFRMQSTAPELVNLQDETAETQRLYGLDETHTRSFGQRCLLARRMIERGVRFVQVYSGDTNGWDAHSNVLTNHTQHCRATDQPVAALLHDLKRRGLWNDTLVIWGGEFGRMPMSEQGTGRDHNPWGYTVWLAGGGVKGGMRYGSTDAVGLRAEDKPVPIKNLHATILHLLGLKFDELTYFHNGLEERLTGPAEAHVVHEVLA
- a CDS encoding DUF1549 and DUF1553 domain-containing protein is translated as MMRWLSYSICFTLLLMPQSNAEEELEDSKREVVADERPIVELPITAADRDHWAFQPLVKPAVPTVADANQQSNSAVDWFVLEKLAKKQLALASAADHSTLLRRVTFDLTGLPPTLGERSAFLDDSAPDAYERVVDRLLASPAHGEHAGQAWLDLARFAETDGFEHDKVRPLAWKYRDWVIRALNDDLPYDRFLQLQLAGDEILPGDEQARIATGFCLAGPDMPDVNDQQERRHNLLNEMTGMVSSVIIGLQLGCAQCHDHKYDALSQADFFRLRACFEPAVQLKKDQSVEWLKEVTKPEKSRLWIRGDHRRPGAELQPDVPRIANLGEQKFVALISAVASSSSAEAKSTYRRAAAARWFTQPDHPLTARVMANRLWQQHFGRGLSASPSDFGLLGESPTHPELLDYLATEFTGRDWSMKTLRRTIVESAVYRQASHSSGKPIHQAEWQTRLAKDSGNQLFSRYPRRRLDGEMIRDAMLAAAGMLDARAGGPGVMPPLPPELTSTLLKNQWQTSKREADHYRRSVYLFARRNLRYPLFEAFDRPDANASCPSRIRSTTAPQALLMLNSDQVLQTAQQIAGKIDPHHAPRDLVLKILSRDATAVEITALQQFISEQATMLARAGRADSSLALPSGWQDQNNAPTGAAIVQAALALLNSSEMIYLD
- the infC gene encoding translation initiation factor IF-3, whose amino-acid sequence is MPAIPPADQKTRINEQIRISPVRVIGADGAQLGIMPVDTALAKARESDLDLVEVAPNDRPPVCRIMDYGKFKYQQNKKSHQTAHHPKTKEIRLRPKTGDHDIEFKVKQAVGFLEHKDKVQVSVIFRGRELAHIDEGRKVMDQVITKLLEVGKLESPPQQQQKRMIAMVVPKQA
- the hisE gene encoding phosphoribosyl-ATP diphosphatase, producing the protein MTATLPNAPVSPSATDSSVVSRLMAVIEDRKRNPPAKSYTTTLLQGGVVKIGGKIQEEAREVVEAAYEQGEPGRKHVIAEAADVVYHLLVLLALQEVSWAEVEAEIARRFGMSGLDEKMARPPKG
- a CDS encoding type II toxin-antitoxin system VapC family toxin; translated protein: MILLDTNLLVRIVRASDSQCALVRATIHSLLAQGEQLVIVPQSVFEFWAVATRSTGPPPSGRNGLGMSPAQTVHWLRFFRRRFTFLPDREDLTLLWQSLVETHNVTGFRAHDVRLVAVMQSYGITRLMTFNAADFRNLPVTIVDPRI
- the hisG gene encoding ATP phosphoribosyltransferase; this encodes MSNLRIGVPSKGRLSELAAEILKQAGLSFRRQERSLFARCGEMPIDITFLRTEDIPVLVAEGAIDMGLTGSDLLAESGADVIERLDLGVGKCKLALCVSEDGDIHEAAQLNGKRVATSFPNVTRKYLKAHNADVHMVELSGSVEVMIALGVADAIVDLVETGSTLAANRLKVLDEIGRYSTVLIQNRQRREGALADRVVRRLEGVVIARAYSLLEYNIPRTKLADAEKITPGFNSPTVNALEDPAWCAVRVMVRRSEVIEVMEKLEAVGAHAILETQINNCRL
- a CDS encoding helix-turn-helix domain-containing protein, giving the protein MSTAELSVFRYDGQGPPRKGNAPGQPLHRIEEVRLQQGMTLRTASRHLGLDVRTIRAQEQSTSDLRLSDLYRWQAALEVPIGELLVETEEPLSRPVMERARMVRLMKTAAALLEDAPNNNTRRMAENLIEQLVEIMPELREVGPWHSVGQRRTLDEMGRIAQNPISVEGGDYCDDD
- a CDS encoding c-type cytochrome gives rise to the protein MLTHLLRTVCLSLVLALGLFTFGTSTACAQAGAAGPLLKLLQSGRLPKERQPQVVEMVVTRGGPDDLAFIVGEVIKDDAFSAPLRRQSLTWLADAARVRKVVPSGDLSAIKQLLTGDVTKRDPAIINGAIELAGLWKVAAVRPQLQELAQSDKTPAALRRAAIGGLVSLGDAESKQTIRDLASSGKSVQLRLLAAAELAAIDLEAAAAAAGTIIPELTSKIDPAPLLDAILGRKEGAEKLAAQLKDKKIPEEAAKISLRHMYSVGRSDAALSDVLSQAANIALDAPPPTQEEAAKIAAEVMAKGNAERGEQIFRRKDLSCIKCHSIAQAGGQVGPELTALGSISPADYVVNSILNPNLAIKEQYVTRVLLTADGGVVTGIVIDRDDTRVRVRDAAGKILTIPAADIEDEAEGKSLMPQGLTKFLTHDEFLDLARFVSELGKPGPYAVRKVPTIQRWRVLSSPEKLVLDEVPNVELLREHVLDTPDSAWTTSYGMAGGDFPLAELSSGSEGAALYLQGQFDVIDTGEIELELTAPTGTVWWLDAEPFEGTTLAKREIATGTHRVTIRVPKAAGKLRMEIRKPTDSTANYTVLGGQ